From the Terriglobia bacterium genome, one window contains:
- a CDS encoding UDP-3-O-acyl-N-acetylglucosamine deacetylase codes for MHNRQTLAREAEVRGVGLHSGAKVRMRLLPAEAGAGILFLRTDHPEVEIPATLDHTGPSFYATVLQKDGVAVSTVEHLMAALYALQVDDLRVE; via the coding sequence GTGCACAACCGCCAGACGCTCGCCAGGGAAGCCGAGGTGCGCGGGGTCGGTCTGCACTCCGGCGCCAAGGTCCGAATGAGGCTCCTTCCCGCCGAGGCGGGAGCGGGCATCCTCTTCTTGCGCACCGATCACCCGGAGGTCGAGATCCCTGCGACCCTCGATCACACGGGTCCGAGTTTCTACGCCACGGTCCTGCAGAAGGACGGCGTCGCGGTCAGCACGGTGGAGCATCTGATGGCGGCGCTGTACGCGCTGCAGGTGGACGATCTCCGCGTCGAGAT